Part of the Zea mays cultivar B73 chromosome 4, Zm-B73-REFERENCE-NAM-5.0, whole genome shotgun sequence genome is shown below.
AGATAcaagcattagtctcactattctagttatagagagaatgtTCCTTTTGTAGATGTCgtagggatttgaattccttacatgacatcttattcttttaggaacttggaacatctttctatatctagaatcatggcaataataggataataagtgtaaaaacatgccatgagttacttaatattgtaaaacatgtagattgccatagtataggaatgatgaatatacaatctaccatatgagaggaacttcttcaaagaatggtgatatAATTTAAAGATACTTGAAGTGCTTTATTTTTCTATGTGACTGcataagacacataagaaatgatattctaaaatacttgcacttaaaagcataaatgttaccatcctttggctttcctccatgttgtaggtcttgacttttcggcataggattaattctttatttcctacaacattaatatcttctcgagatgatatgagttttagacataataatttgaaataaccttgggtcaatcttggatatgtagatcactgtagattgatagcttgagttaataaaaattgaattgactctctcaagcatcccaaagcttcataccatctccatctcctgcaaagcttgtcaagcatgttttggtacccatctcttgatgggtccattatggttagttaacaaagatctaggaacccaaatgtcctttgcGCTAGCGTTTGGCAAATTCAttgcctttctagcacaagttgcaattttgggttgcctagttatatatgaatcaaatgacaagctATGAGTGGaggagttaccaatgggacaatcattgcattgatgtcccttttcccggcatgtgtagcataggcgttttccaagttttgaagatttcttctttccttgtttgttgcttgctacatggttagtaaaaactttcttttctaaccctatgcccttttgttttaaatggggacaagatttaataaagtgtcccttctttgaacatttaaaacaaagtttatcatccttgttaataatcaagccatttttaatatagggacatgatctaatcaaatgccccttttcaaagcattcactacacctcttatttctatttgtaagaagtgtgacttgattattaccttggatgttaccttttatgaaggcatggttgaggcttttggaggcagtattgcttttcttcttttgcttcctcctcttggcaatcctcaagtccttgacattttcttcaagggatttagtgcacgccacggttgttcccgtctcaagcttcttcaccatgtgatcacggttatcttgagaaggttgagcaatgcatttcccttttagttgtgtcaagctccttattagcctctcattttcttctttgagcttttgatatgtatcatcttttgttcctgcaaattctagctcaaaggaagatttgcttgtcgacggacaacaagcattagcacatggtaatgtagtttcTATTTGAATATATGTGCATgattgaggttgttgggattttaagttttctatcacaacctcatgagtaatatttaatatgatatgatcatccataagattttcatgagagcataggagcatatcatatttttcttgaaaagctagattttcaacttttagcttttctacttgatccttaagcaaggtattcctatttactaattgagcgatacaatgtaaagcgttatcttgctcaattgaaacagtttcatacctttggaccaaatcaacatgagagcactttagctcctcatgttctttagtcaactcgtcaaagtgtagcattttcatggagagaacatcttctatCCTTTGACGAGCTTTGCTTTGCTCtcttgctctttctagaagtttgagcatgaccgccttatccttttggcttaggcgagcgtagagttgcatgaagcttctttcttcctcctcatccttgtTTGTGctcccgctatcattttcattagccacacaacacatgtgggaatcgaaatgggaagacaaaccttttggagaggtggattcatcgtttggtctccatcgatcattttcttcttcttccttgcaatgattagtatcacaaataccaaaggaagtagaagcacaaaatgaactatcatgtttggacttatcaaatttagttttaattctagtccaaatatcatgcacatcacaaataggtttatcatattttattatgaaagcatgataatcttctttgctaagggatttacttaagatgtcataagctagatagtttaagcgaatacatcttaaatcttcttcggaggcatttttcctagcatagttaggaggaataatactcttgtctaaaatttgttctaattgtggatctatgattctaaaggcatttattactctagtagaccatgaatcataattagaacaatcggaaagtaatatctcaagagttacctccttgttctcctgggtcttcttgttcttttgagaTCTTCTacaagccatcacttcgagttgttagactcaagatgaagtgcctagctttgataccaattgaaagtcgcctagagggggggtggataggcgaaacctgaaaattaaaactttatcccccaactagatcccttgattagtggttagaacaagatatataaatatcggagtataaaaactaagtccttgcttataaagagtattgctaaataatgcggaattgataaatcaatactactaatgagtctatgagaataaagcaagaaggcttaggtaagaagagcaataacacaagttctctcttgcaatTTGTTACTTCACTAGATGGGAAGTTaatttaaagcaacaccaaatagaattagcaaagagtggtgcaagagaaacttagaaagggagaggacaaacaaatcacaagaataagcacacaagacacgggtgatttgttttaccgaggttcggccctcgaaggcctagtccccgttgaggagtccacttaaggacgggtctttttcaaccctttccctctctccaccgatcacccaaggataggcgagctcttcttcttctcaaggatcactctcgatcccgcaaggaccaccacactctttggtgtctcttgctagcttttacaagcctccaaaactttggaggaagttcgatgggagtcaaaactccatgcacaaatgaacacaaagatgtagcacacactatctctcaatgaatctcacaaggcactagggctaaactcaattgagtagctctcaatttcctgctctctcttttgtggcacttgtgtcggttgtagtggtctagatcttatgtataggatgtatcaatgaatatatgtggttgggagggcttgagtatgtcaactatgtGACTTGGAATGTAGCTTGGACTCCcacccttgaagtggccggttggggtggtatttatagccttcaaccacccatatagccgttggggcgcatctgccagaaattgcactggcggacggtccgcggctagggcccggacggtccgcgaccctccaacggtcgattctgacatcttcaacggatacttctgacagatcaacggttggatcaacggctatctgcctcggtgacaccacgcggacggtctgcccttggtcccggacggtccgcgccagctatataattccttttgctcaacttgtcaccttcgggctgaaccaggtcttcacctgcggactgtccgtgaattatagccggacggtccgcgcgttgtagctggacggttcgtggtttattcggactgtccctgatttatagttcctggtcaaagtcaaagcggtgtcgcggacagtccgccgcaagggcccggatggtccgcgcgtggTCTGATTTtctaaaaagcttctcctgtccggaataatctacggtattccggacagtcgatttagtatagttgtagatgaacctttggcacctgtagagcatataatctggagcaaactagttagtccaattatttgtgttgggcatttcaaccaccaaaatcatttaggaaaaggtttgagcctatttccctttcagtaactcacacaataagtgaaagtgaaataGAAGAAACACGAacatcttatagatcttatgatccaaacatttttaTGGTTATATATGGACATATATTGTGCCTACGTAAAAATTTATGAATTTTTGAGGCTATTTCTtgttgtagaaaatcatcaaaatacaattaaattcatacAATATTGTAGTGTCGAcctaaaattgcaaataagttatcaatactaataaatagtctataaaaatataaccttaagttcccacatggagataaccttaagtcgtctccacatgaaaatgataaagtctattaatttgatataaatttggacattatttcaatgatttttgccTAAAATTGTGTTTAAACAAAAAtgtgatgtactacaaagttatagatctcttcaaactctacaattttcatataaactttatctttatCTGATTTcacatgtaaaagttatgattttataactagaTTATGCAtaaaaagaaaaaacgggtatccaaattctgggtacccgtatccgacccgaatatctGTATATTTACAGGGTAGTCCtcgctccgtatccgacccgaatccgaaattgcactatccgggtattacccgtatccgtcACGAATATAAAAATACCCAAATCTGTATCTAaattttttttgttgttgttttGTTTTTTTGTGATTCTTAATTTGTCaagtgcttttctttgccgagtgtttttcgacactcgacaaagtatttaCCAAGTGCCCGAAAAAAGTAATCGACAAAGAACCATTGATCGATAAAATATTTACCGAGTATAAGGCCTTGCCGAGTGCAAAATGATGAGTCCGGTAGTGCGAGAcgcgggttgaagagtgccacggCAAGGGCAGGACCATATCTGTAGGCGATGGAGGGCGGTGCACGTGCGAGTGCGGCGAGGAACCCATTTAGCTCATGCCCAAGAGGGAGTGTGCCTTGGCGCAGCAACTTGTCGAGCAGGTCTTGTGCCTCCTCAGGGTGGAACATGCCCTTCCGCACACGCGCCATGGAGGACGCGAGGACGGAGCCTACACTAATAGCAAGGAGGAAGCAGCACACGCTGATGGTCGCCAGCGAGAGCGGCCGCGACAGTGCAGCAGGCGCCCGCAGCAGGGGAGGAGCCATAGGAAGCTCCCGGGAGGTAGTGGAACCTGCGGGAGCGGACATCCTCGTGGTAAGCCAGCAAGCCAAGGAGCACGAACGCCGGCGGGGGCGTGCACTGACGGTGAGGAGAAAGCGACGGGGGAGCCACAGGAAGCTCTCCCGAAGGTGGTGGAACCTTTGGGAGCAGACGTCCATCGTGGGATTACACTCACATAGCGGAGGACGCGTGGCAAGCCAGGAGCACGGACGCCGGCGACAACCGTTCTCAGTGTTGACGCGGCAGGACGACACACCCGTCACGACAGTACACAATTATATTTGATAGCCataaaaaaataaatttaatattaaaGTAACATATGGTCAATATATTAATAAAtttaatatcaaaataaaaatatgGTCCATATATTAGATATTAAATTGATGATAGCCATAAAAAATAAATTTAGTATTAAAGTAACATATGGTCAATATATTAATAAAtctaatatcaaaataaaaatatgGTCTATATATTAGATATTAAATTGATAAGAATAAATATTACACCTTATTTTAGCCAAATGATCAATAAAGGTATGAGTTGAAAGAAGGCCGACCCCTTTTTTATAGCTCGTTCGATCGCTTGTCCTCCTTCAACTAACGAGGTGGTTATGTGGGAGCGTTGCGCTGTGTGTATGTCGTGTTGGTCTTAGGTGGTTTCTCAAGGCCCATCTTTGGTGTAATGATCCATCTGTGGTGGACTCATTGGTAGGCAGTGGCGGGCCCAGGATTTAGAGGGTGGGTATTCGAAATTTTTTATATGTGGGACCTTGCCCCCTGGCTGTCTGTCGTGGCACGCAGTGACGGTCTGACTACAGTGGATTGAAGCCTCGGACGACCGACGACAGACGACAACAATGAGGCTAGATGCAACGCAATGACAATTAGTCAGTCAAGTCTAGGTACCTAGCTGCGGTGCGGAGCCACAATGGCGCAACAGAGGTGCTGGTGTCTCCATGGCACGTGGGCTGCAAGACGTGACCACGACTTGGTGACTGGCGCATCTGATGGCTCTACCATGGTGCGACTACAATAGGGTTTGAGGATTTTTTTTGCCGTGGGATACTGAGGTGGGCTTTGTCGCTTCGTTGGGCCTCAAGGTCCACGACAAACTATTAGGTTAGTTAGGTATGAGAAGTAAGAAGGAGATATTTTGGTCCAAATTAACAgaatttctttatttatttgattCATTTTCTATCCATGCATATACactatatacatgtatatatattaAAGTTCTTTTGCCAAAAATAATGGGTATTCATTTGAATACCCTTGAATTCAATGGGGCCCGCCCCTGTTGGTAGGCGAGAAGCGGGGATAGGTACATAACTAAGTATGAACGATGGCGGCATATGTGAGTTCTCGAAAGCTCTAACGCGGCAAGAGATGACTACATCCCCACCACGTGCATTCGACATGGTGTTGCTCCATCTATGGAGGGATGCGTTGGAGCACGGGTAAAAGTCATCTGAGGGtgtgtgaataggtgaaacctgaaatttataaacttaaacacaaaaCTTTACCCGGGGTTAGCGTCAGAACAAGTATAAACGAAAACAGAGTCTGTAAGAGTAGTtcttcttgctaagagttgctcaatcaatacgaATAACTTTGGGAGTTTTTAAATCGAAATGCATCCAATCACTAATGCCCCACCTACAACTCAGTACTACAAGCAGCAAAGCAGGGGAGGTCAAGGTCGGGTGGCCACTGGCTAGGTGGGCTTGGACATTGGCACGATGGGACCTTGCCCCCTGGCTGTCTGTCGTGGCACGCAGTGACGGTCTGACTACGGTGGATTGAAGCCTCGAACGACCGACGACAGACGACAACAATGAGGCTAGATGCAACGCAATGACAATTAGCCAGTCAAGTCTAGGTACCTAGCTGCGGTGCGGAGCCACAATGGCGCAACAGAGGTGCTGGTGTCTCCATGGCACGTGGGCTGCAAGACGTGACCACGACTTGGTGACTGGCGCATCTGATGGCTCTACCATGGTGCGACTACAATAGGGTTTGAGGATTTTTTTGCCGTGGGATACTGAGGTGGGCTTTGTCGCTTCGTTGGGCCTCAAGGTCCACGACAAACTATTAGGTTAGTTAGGTATGAGAAGTAAGAAGGAGATATTTTGGTCCAAATTAACAgaatttctttatttatttgattCATTTTCTATCCATGCATATACactatatacatgtatatatattaAAGTTCTTTTGCCAAAAATAATGGGTATTCATTTGAATACCCTTGAATTCAATGGGGCCCGCCCCTGTTGGTAGGCCAGAAGCGGGGATAGGTACATAACTAAGTATGAACGATGGCGGCATATGCGAGTTCTCGAAAGCTCTAACGCGGCAAGAGATGACTACATCCCCACCACGTGCATTCGACATGGTGTTGCTCCATCTATGGAGGGATGCGTTGGAGCACGGGTAAAAGTCATCTGAGGGtgtgtgaataggtgaaacctgaaatttataaacttaaacacaaaaCTTTACCCGGGGTTAGCGTCAGAACAAGTATAAACGAAAACAGAGTCTGTAAGAGTAGTtcttcttgctaagagttgctcaatcaatacgaATAACTTTGGGAGTTAACTTACGATTGTAAGTAAGAGAgctagagagaggggagaggaataaTCAAATCACGAAGCAAGATTAACACAAATACACAGAcggtttgtttcccgaggttcgattccaaaaaaaactactccccattgaggagtccacgTAGGACAGGTCTTTTTcagccctttccctctctcaaatggtcacttagacatgTTGAGTGctttttcttaatctcgagggtcaCTTAAACCcttcaaggatcaccacacacttaggtgcctCTTGTTATCTTTACAAGTGAATGAGTATTAGAAGAGGAGGAAGAAAGCACCATCAAGAAAACCAACCAGAAAGAGCCCGAGAAAAGCACAAGGTCACACTCTCTCTAGAGTCCCAAGGCGCTAATCACTAGAGAATACAAATCACAATTATGTCACTTGGAGGAGTATTGAGGATCTTGGGTGTGGCTTGAAGTGTCTTGCTCTTTGTAATGAATGTGGAAGTTGAAATGTTTGGGTGCCATTGaaggggtggttggggtggtatttatagccctcaaccaccatctAGCTGTTGCCACCTTTCTACCACACGTGGATGGTTCGCGGTTCAGGTCTGGACGGTCCGCCTCGATCGCAATGGTTAGTTACAAAggctatatcaacgactataaTCACATTAactgtgtcgtcagatgtcacaTAAAGCCTGACgtagacggtccggtcgtgcctcCGGATGGTCCACGTGGACGCTATAATTTATTTTACCGAACCTGACACCTTCGAGTTGGATTGatcttcattttaccgaacccagcACATTTGGGTTGGACGGTCCGCACTTGGTGCAGGACAATATTCACTTATCTTTCGAACGGTCCATAGTAGGAATGTGCAATTGACATAGTTCATGTCTGAACTCATTTCGGTGTGGCGGACGGTCCGACGGAAGGGGCCAGATGGCCCGAAGCCAAATAATATTTTCAAAAAGAGCTACTGTCCGGGATAATCTACGTTATCCTGGACAGTCGACACTCCTCGAATGATCCACGATATGGTGTTTTGAGAGTGATCTCTCTTGAAGTATTTTCTGAGTACCTGAATTTGTAACTTAGCAAACGAGTTAGTCCATCATATTTGATACtcacaaaaaataaaaaaataaatttaatatcaaaTTGAAAATATGATTCATATATCAGATATTAAACTCATAAGAACAAATATTGCATTACACTTTATCTAAAAGGCCGAGAAATATATGAATTGAAAGAAGCTCAACTCTTTTTTTATAGATTGCTTAGTCGCTCATAATCCTTTAGTTAGTAATGTAAAACCATGTGTGAACGTCGTGTTGCATGTGACTTTCTATCGTGTTGAGTTTGAACGAGTTCTCATGATTTATCTGTAACGTAGGCAAGAAATAGGGAGATGAACAAAAGTATGCGTTTCCCACGCGACGCATGAACTGGTTTTTTAAAAGAGTAGTGAAGAGATGGTTAAGGCCCAGCCCAATTATATATTTTAGGCGAACGTGTCATTAACGCAAACGGAACCCGATTATATATTAAGCCCGGAAAAACTCTGCTCAACTCGTTCTCTCTCCACATCCATCCCCTCCAACGCCAATCAACTCCGTCCTAAACTACACAATCCGCGGCAACAGAAAAAGGCGACACCAGAAACAGAAGCAAGATTCCCTCCGCTTGATCGCCCTGTGAATCGACCCGACTGAGTGGCTCCATCGCCCGATGGACCCGCCGCGGCCCGCGGCCGGCCGCTCCGGCGGGGTCGGCACTGGTGACTCGCCGGTGAGttgggacgacgacgacgatgactgcagcggcggcggcggccgcgtcgaagGCTTGGCGGTGAGCTCTCGCCTCCGTTCTCTCTGCGTGTTTCATTCTGTTAAGTTTGGTTGGTTGCGTGTACGCGTCCTTCAGCTGAGTTGGTCTTGCCGAGGAGCGTGCAGAACTGTAGATTGATTGGTTCGGTGCGTAAATTGGGGAATTTTGGGAGCACGTGGCGCGAAAATAGGATGCTCGAATTGATGATTAGGCCCAAGCGATGAGCGAAAAGTTTCAAGGGCTCGTATGGCTTGTGCTGTGAAATATCCAAAATTGCCTTGCTAGGTTTTGTTTTAAGCATGTGGCTAGAGCATTGTTCATAGGAGTGGACTAGTTATGGGCTGTTTTCTTATGGATGGAGTTCAACTGTTCCAAACAGGGCACGACTAATATCCAAGCAGGTAATACGTGCAAGCACACAAGCAGACATTTTGATCCGTTAGATCTAGATCCAATGGTATGTCATATTGAGcacttaaacccttccaccaccACCTGGTATAGCTTTATAAAAAACCTCTAACAAACCATAATTGTATTTACCGTTGGATACAGATCTAACAGGCTAAAAAGTCTACTTACACGCTTGCACCTAGTATCCGCTTGCATATTAGTCGTTGCCCTTAGCACAATCAACCATTCACCTTTCCCTGTCTGAGTTTCTGCCATAACTCAATTGTGCTTTCCTATCCTGATATAGGGACTCCACATATTTGACCAAGAGGCAGACGAGCCACCAGCCAAAAACAGCATGGCCAACAGACTTGATACTAACTGCATTCCAGTTGCTAACGGATGCAACACTGGAACCTCCGTAGAGAAGGAACCTGTAAACGGCATTGACCCACCTCATGAGCATACTGGCATCTGGGTCCCTGTTTCTGTCCCGCCAATGACAGCGCAAGACCGCGAGGAGTGGCACAGGGGGTTTAGTTGCAATGGCAGGAACTTCCCAGAAGAAGAGTTCAGCTGGGAGCTGGATGAAGAGAACAATGAGATGACAATGTGGGATGTGTTTGCTGATATGGTTGTTGCGGCAAAAGATAAGGTGGTATCTTCTGCAACATATGATTTTGGGAGATATGGGATGTCGGTGGTGTCCAACTTTTTTCTCCAAGAGGCTTGGAACGATATGGCACAAACACTTGCGGATGCAAACACTGGTATTGTGAACGAGCTTCTTGACACAGAGCCAACTAAGTGGTTGCCTGACAGTGCTGCTACCTCTTGCATGCTCTGCGGCGTGCGATTTCATCCAATAATGTGCTCTCGCCATCATTGTCGTTTCTGTGGTGGAGTATTCTGTAATGGTTGTTCAAAGGGTAGAAGCTTGATGCCTCCAAAATTTAGGACTGCAGAACCTCAGAGGGTTTGTGATGTCTGCGGAGTACGTCTAGAGAGTATCCAACCTCAACTGATGAATCAGATCAGTCGGGCCACACAACTTCCTACTCGAGATGTCACAGACCTGAGTACCTTGAGGTCATGGCTGAACTTCCCTTGGGCACACACAATGGAATATGAAATATACAAGGCCACGAATTCTTTACGTAATTACTATAAGGTATGCCCTTTTTCTCCTTAATTATTGACTACCTCTATTATGATACCCTTTCTCGGTGTCCTCTTCGGCTACTTTAGTTATCATGTAGTCTTCTGAATCCTTATCAAGTGTTACTGTGTTGAAGATTATTGTTGCCCAATATTTGGCACCAAATTCTAATATGCCTGATAGCGCTACAACAAATCTAGTATTCCTACATTGGTGTTGATAAACTGATGTCAAGAAACCTTGTAGGGAAATGTGTATCACAAATCATCAAATATGGTTGTTTTCTATTTGTATAGTATAATAGTAATTAGTTGGATGAATGTTTGGACTAATTGAGTCATTGTGGGTAAAAGATGACATGGAACACTGGCAAACTATTTTTCTTAGTGCAATAATACAATCTGAATATGTGGTTAGTCTAATCACTGAAATGAACCTATACAAAAAAGAGCATAGGCATCAGTAATAAAAAAACCAATTTCTTAAGTAAATAACTGCTTGTAGTTCCCCAATCTGCATTTTAGTAAGAGATTTTTAAATCTGTGCCCCTAGACTATTTAAGCTCAACTTAATTGTTCAGGGAATTTTATTATTGGAAATGACTTAGTCATTGTGTTCTTATGAAATGCTAGAAATGCATGTGAGATGTGACTCTGGCTGTGGGTTGCTGATTGTTCTGTTAATTATTCTGAGCCATTATAAAGACAAGTTCATGTATTCAGGTGGGAAGACTGAAACCAGAGAAGGCTATCCCTGATACTATTCTTAGACAAGCAAAAGGTCTTGCTATTGTTACTGTGGTGAAGGTTGGGATGATGGTTACATACAAACTTGGCACTGGGCTAGTTATTGCTCGAAGGGTGGATGACTCCTGGTCACCACCTTCAGCAATCTCCACCTGCGGTATTGGATATGGAGCTCAGGTGATACAAGCTTTTCAAGTTTTTTTTTATATGGACAGACTTCTTGTATTAATCTAGCACCATGTAACATATAAGATATCTGCTTGACTCATCCAACAGGCTGGAGGTGAGATAGCTGATTTTATCATTGTTCTGAGGAACACGGATGCCATCAGAACATTCAGTGGGAAGGCACATCTGTCTGTTGGTGCTGGTGTTAGTGCTTCTGCTGGCCATGTTGGACGTGCAGCTGAGGCTGACTTCCGTGCTGGTGACGGTGGTTATGCTGCATGTTATACATACAGCTGTAGCAAAGGTGTGTTTCAAATTATTGCCAGCATTAAATTACTGGGATTCAAGAGTTCATAGTGGTACAGTAATTCAGTAAATTTTCAAAGCACTATTTACAGTTAGAGGTAACATGTGAGACCGATTTATTTTGCTGATGGTAAATGAATACTCACTCCATTTAAATTTTGGTGCCATTCTAGCTTTATCCTAAGTCAAACATTTCTATGTTTGTCCATTAATCCTTATAAATTCATATAGTTTAACATCATGCAAATTATACATTATGGAACTATTTCTCATGGTGAATCTAAAAATGTAAATCGTATGTTAAACAATACGAACTTATTGAAATTAATAGTCAAGGATAAAAAGGTTTGACTTTGGACAAAGCTAGAATGACAACTAATATGAAACATAGGGAATAGTTTAGAACATCAGGCAATTCAAAGTATTAAGATGTGCTTTCTGTTGCAAACTAGAGCTGCTTACTTTTCTGTTTCAAAGTATTAAGATGTGCTTTATCAAATCTTTTATGTTTGATATTTTGAGTGGTTAGTCATTTATATGTCATAAAACGCCACAAGAGAAATGAGCAGATTGCCAAGTTACAGGCTAACATGGTCATGTCTCACAAGGTTAATGTAGTGTGTGCATTAGCTATACTAAAGGCTTTATGATATGGTTTAGGAAGTTGGGAGACACAAGGAAA
Proteins encoded:
- the LOC100282787 gene encoding uncharacterized protein LOC100282787 — its product is MDPPRPAAGRSGGVGTGDSPVSWDDDDDDCSGGGGRVEGLAGLHIFDQEADEPPAKNSMANRLDTNCIPVANGCNTGTSVEKEPVNGIDPPHEHTGIWVPVSVPPMTAQDREEWHRGFSCNGRNFPEEEFSWELDEENNEMTMWDVFADMVVAAKDKVVSSATYDFGRYGMSVVSNFFLQEAWNDMAQTLADANTGIVNELLDTEPTKWLPDSAATSCMLCGVRFHPIMCSRHHCRFCGGVFCNGCSKGRSLMPPKFRTAEPQRVCDVCGVRLESIQPQLMNQISRATQLPTRDVTDLSTLRSWLNFPWAHTMEYEIYKATNSLRNYYKVGRLKPEKAIPDTILRQAKGLAIVTVVKVGMMVTYKLGTGLVIARRVDDSWSPPSAISTCGIGYGAQAGGEIADFIIVLRNTDAIRTFSGKAHLSVGAGVSASAGHVGRAAEADFRAGDGGYAACYTYSCSKGAFVGCALNGSIVSTRDTENARFYGGPVKASDILLGSMAKPPAASPLYKALSELFDKIGK